From the Kallotenue papyrolyticum genome, the window GTCGGCCCCTACCTCTGGGAACGACAGTTGTACGGTCCTGCCGATCAGGCGCGCGGCATCATCTTCACCGCCTTCAACAACCCGTTCGGCGGGCAGATCAACTTCCATTACGACTGGAGTCCCTGGCTCGCGATCGTGGTGACCGTGCTGTGGATCGTCGGCATGACCAACACACTCAACTGGATCGATGGTCTGGACGGTCTGGCGGCGGGCGTGACGCTGATCGCCGCCACGATCCTGGCGATCCACACCTACCGGCTGGGGCAAGAAACCGTCATGCTGCTGCCGCTAGCACTGGCGGGCGCATGCCTGGGCTTTCTCCCCTACAACTTCCACCCGGCGCGCATCTTTATGGGTGACAACGGTGCGATGGTGCTGGGCTACCTGCTGGCGATCGCGGCGATCATCGGCGGCGCCAAGCTGGCCAGCGCCCTGCTGGTGCTGGGCGTGCCCATTCTCGACGGCATCTGGATGGTGATCTACCGCCGCTCAACCGGTCGGCGTGCCTCGGCCGCCGATCGACGCCACCTCCACCACCGCCTTCTCGATCTGGGTCTATCGCAGCGCCAGGTGGTGCTGCTGTACTATGCGATCAGCGCCGCCTTTGGCGCGATTGCGCTGCTGGTGCCCGACGGCAACCGCCTGCTCAAGCTGGGCGCGTTGCTGGCGTTGGCGGCAATGCTGGGAGGAATGCTCTGGTATGTCTCGTGGCGCGTCCCCCGCGTCGTCAGCCGCCAGCGATCCGGCTGAGGAGCTGCGTCGCACTCTGCGGCAACTGGTGCTGATGAAGGAAACCGGCCCGCAGAGCGCCGCTTGGCAGCGCGCGCGGCTACGGATGATCTGGCGTCTCCAGCGGCGGCTGAGCGCTATGGAGCAGAGGCCGGTGTCGCCATCGGAGCAGCCGAGGGGCGAGTGTGAGCACTGCTGATGCGCGCATCAGCGCTGCGGGGGATCATCGACGCCGAACTCGCGCAGCCAGGCGTCGACCTCGGTGCGCGAGAGCTTGGGTTCTGGACGTGGACGGGACGGCCCGCGTTGGTGCGCCGGTCGGGGCGCTTCCAGCTCGGCGGCGAAGGCTTCAGCGCGGATCACCTGGATGCCGCGTTCGCGGGCGGCGGCAGCTACAGCGCGATCCGAGCTGACGACGCGGTAACGCTGGGGTGCATTAATCCGTTTAATTAAATGAATCAACCGTGCGTCCGCGTCGTCGGGCGAGCGGGCAAAGAGCACACGCACGCCGCTGCGATCCAGCGTGTGCGGGTAGCCAGGCACGCTACCATCAAAGACCACCGTCACCTGGTGGTGACGGAACCGCAGCACCCAGCGATGCAACGCGTCCACGAGCTTCGCTTCGTCGTCGGGATCAGCCAGGTGGATAGTTCGGCACTGCCCGATCAGGTTGTGTCCATCGATCAAGTAATGCATAGCATGCTATGATCGCAACAGGACGCGGTCCTGTGCCCATTGTCCGTTTCGTTGCTGTGGGCGCACTCTTAAGCGGCGCGCAAACGTTTTCTCGTCCATCACTGCCAAGAGGCCGCCGTGACAACACACCCCCCCATTCTGGTGGCGGATGATGACGATGTCATTCGCCAGGTCGTTGTTCAACTTCTTCGTCGCCTCGCGCCTGGCGCACAGATTGTTGCCGTGGCTGATGGCGCGCAGGCGCTGGCCGCGATCCAGCACACCCGGTTTGGATTGGTGATTACAGATTACCACATGCCGGGTGCATCTGGGTTGGACGTGCTGCTGGCCGCCCGCGCGCGCGATCCGGCCGTGCCCGTCATCGTTGCATCGGCGCAGCACTACCTTGAGCCGAGCGTGCTGGCCGCCGGCGCGACGGCGTTTCTCCCCAAGCCGTTCACGGTTGAGCAGCTCAGCGCGCTGTTGCGGCAGCTCCTGCCCTGAGCCGCCCGTCGCCGTAGTGGACATGCTATACTGCAGGTGACAGCCGTGTACTACCTGGTGGTATGGCATGACCGGACTGACAATTATGGGGCTCGGGCCGGGCGATGCCCGCCTGCTGACGCTCGAAGCGCGCGATCATCTCCAGTCGATCGCGCGCCTGGTGCTGCGCACCACGGTCCACCCGACGGTGCGCCAGTTGCCGGCGCATCTCCAGATCGAGTCGTTCGACGCGCTGTATGAGTCGGCGCCTGATTTCGATACCATCTACCGCACGATCGCCGCTACGCTGCTGGAGCGCGTGGCGCGCGGCGAGGAGCTGACCTATGCCGTTCCCGGCCATCCCCTGGTGGCCGAAGCGACTACGCGCCGGCTGCTGACCGAGGCGCGCGCGCGCGGCATCCCGGTGCGCATCATCGCCGGCCTCTCCTTTGTCGAGCCGGTGTGCGAGGCGTTGCAGCTCGATCCGCTGGCGCAGGGCCTGCAACTGCTCGACGCGCTTGATCTGCAGCCGGCGGCCTTTCCGGAGCCGGCCACACCCGATCAACGCGCCTGGTCGGAGTTGCAGGGCGTTGGACCCTACACGCCGCCCTACGTGCCCTACCCGCTGCAGGCGACTCGTCCGGCGCTGATCGCCCAGGTGTATAGCCGGCGCGTGGCGTCGGCTGTCAAGCTGGCACTGCTGGAGCGCTATCCCGCCGAGCATATCGTGACGGTGGTGCGCGCTGCCGGTGTGGCCGGCGAGACCGAGCTGCGGCAGAGCGCCCTGCGCGAGCTGGATCACCACGAGGCATTGCTGGATCATCTGAGTGTGGTGTATGTGCCGCCGCTGGCCGTACACGAGGATCTGCGCAGCCTGGATGGCCTGGCGTGGGTGGTTGCACGCCTGCTGGGGCCGGCGGGCTGTCCCTGGGATCGCGAACAGACCCACCGCTCGCTGCGGCCGTTTCTGCTGGAGGAGGCCCACGAGGTGCTGGCAGCGCTGGATGCCGACGATCCCGCTGCCCTGAGCGAGGAGCTGGGCGATCTGCTGCTGCAGATCATGATGCACAGCGAAATGGCGCGCCAGAGTGGTGTGTTCGATCTGGGCGACGTGCTGGCGCAGATCACTGCCAAACTGATGCGCCGCCACCCCCACGTCTTCGGCGCGGCCAACGTCGGAGGTAGCGGCGAGGTCCTGCGCCACTGGGAAGCGATCAAAGCCCAGGAGCGCGCTGCCAAGGGCGCAGCACCGCGCGGCCTGCTGGATGGTATTCCCGCGACGCTGCCGGCACTGGCCACCGCCCAGCAGATCGGCGAGCGCGTGGCGCGGGTCGGCTTCGACTGGCCCGATCTGGCTGGGGTGTGGGCCAAGGTGCACGAGGAGATCGACGAGTTGCGTTCCGCAGCGCCGGAGCAGCGCAGCGAAGAGTTCGGTGACCTGCTCTTTGTGCTGGCGCGGCTGGCCTCCTGGTTGGGCGTGGATGCCGAGTCGGCGTTGCGTGCCGCCAACGCCAAGTTCCGGCAGCGCTATGCCGCCTGTGAGGCGCTGGCGCAGGGACGTGATCTGCGTACGCTCAGCGCGGAGGAGCTCGATCGGCTGTGGCAGGCCGCCAAACAGCGCAACGCCGCGCAGGCACACAACGGCAAGCCCATGGCCGAGCAGGAGCCATAGCTAGCACATATCTACCGTCTATGAAGGGTCCACTGTCGCTCAATATTGGTGACACGGTGCAGATGCGCAAGCCCCACCCGTGTGGTGGCGATACCTGGCGCGTGGTGCGCGTCGGCGCGGATATCGGCCTGCGCTGCCTGACGTGTGAGCGCAAGGTCTTGTTGCCGCGCTCGGAGTGCGAACGGCGCATCAAGCGTATTGTGGCACAGGCCACGCCGGATCAGGCGCCGTCGGCCGGGGCACGGCGTGAACAGGAGTCCTAGCCTGCTATGGGCGCTGCTCCACTGCCGATCAGTCGCTGGCGCAGCACGGCGGTGCTGCTGCTCACCATGCTGGGCGTGCTCTGCGGGTGGCAGCCGGCGACGACACAGGCCCAGGTTCCCGCGCAGGTGTACTACGTCACGCTGCGCTACGGGCTGACCGAGCCGGCGGCGCACCTGGCGCGTCGCGCGCTGCGCGAGGCCGAAGCCGCCGGTGCTACGGCATTGATCGTCGAGGTGCGCGGTGGCGGCTCGTTGCGTGCTGCCTGGCCACTGGCCCGCGATCTGGCCGCGGCGCGCGTGCCGGTTGTGGTGTACATTGCGCCACGCGGCACGAGCGGCGGTCCGGTCGGTGCGCTGTTGCTGGCCGCCAGTCATGTTGCAGCTATGGCGCCGGAGGCCTCGGTCGGGGTTGCCGCGCCGCTGGTGGTTGCGCCCGCCGGCGTCAGGCCGACCACCCAACAACTGCTGGTGGAGGATGCCGCGCGGCAGGTGACCGCCTGGGCGCGGGCTCGTGGACGGAACGCAGCCTGGTTCGAGCAGGCCGTGCGCCAGGGGGCGATTATCGATGCCGAACGCGCCCGCGCGCTTGAACCGCCGCTGATCGAGCTCGTGGCGACGCCTGAAGAATTGTTGGCCGGCCTGCAGGGGCGACGCGTTGTTCTGGAGGACGGCTCGCAGCGCACGCTCGAAACGCTGGGCGCGCGTGTGCAGCCTGTCCGGCCCACACTGTTGGAGTCGATCGGCCAACTGCTGGCGCTGCCAACCGTTGCCTTTCTGCTGTTTGTGTTGGGCGGGCTGGCGATCTACCTGGAGCTGACCACGCCCGGCATGGGCATCCCTGGGGCGACGGGCGCCCTGCTGGTGCTGGCGGCACTGGTCGGCTTCGTGCTGGGCGATGTGCGCGCCTGGGCCGTGCTGCTGTTGGCGGTCGCCCTGGTGGTGATCGGCCTGGAGCACGTGGTGGCCTCGCACGGCGCGCTGACGTTGTTGGGCGTGGTGCTGCTGGCGCTGGGCGCGATCATGCTGGTTGATCCGGCGCGCGCGCCCGGCTTGCGCGTCTCGCCGCTGGTGATTGGTGGGGTGGTCGCGCTGCTGGGCAGTGCCGCATTTGGCCTGGCGCTGCTGACGGTTCGGCTACGCCGTCAGCGTCCGGTGACCGGCCAGGAGGCGCTGATCGGGCGCATTGCCGAGGTGCGCAAGGCCGTCGATCCGGAGGGGCAGGTCTTCGTCAACGGTGCGCTATGGCTGGCCTGGAGCGATGAAGGTCCGTTTCACGAGGGTGAGCTGGTGCGCGTCGCCGGGGTGCATGGCCTACGCCTGTATGTCCAACGCGTGAGCGAGGAGTGAGGCGTTGAGCCAGAAAGTCGGAGAAAGGAAGCGATCTATGTTCGAAGGATTGGGACTGTTACTCTGTTTGGGAGCGCTGCTGTTCATCGCCGTGATGTACCTGTTCTCGGCCATCCGCGTGGTTCCCGAGTACGAACGCGGCGTGATCTTTCGGCTGGGACGGCTGGTCGGCGCGCGTGGGCCGGGCCTGTTCTTCGTCTGGCCGCCTTTTGAGCGTATGGTGCGCGTTGATCTGCGCGTATTGACCATGGATGTCCCCTCGCAGGAGGTGATCACCCTCGACAACGTGACCATCAAGGTCAACGCCGTGCTGTACTTCATGGTGGTCGATCCCAGCAAGGCGGTGGTCAACGTCGCCGATTACATCCGCGCCACGATGCAGATCGCGCAGACCACGGTGCGCAGCGTGATGGGCAAGGTCGAGCTGGATACGATCCTGGCCGATCGCGCCCGGCTCAACAGCGAGATCCAGCAGATCATCGACGAGCAGACCGAGCCGTGGGGCGTCAAGGTCACCATTGTCGAGATCAAGGACGTCGAGCTGCCGCAGATGATGCAGCGCGCCATGGCGCGGCAAGCGGAGGCCGAGCGTGAAAAGCGCGCCAAGATCATCCACGCCGAAGGCGAGTATCAGGCCTCGCGACAACTGGCCGAAGCGGCGCAGATCATCGCCCATGAGCCGGTGACGCTGCAGTTACGCTACCTGCAAACCCTGACCGAGATCGCCGCCGAGAAGAGCTCGACGATCCTCTTCCCGTTTCCGATCGATATTGTGCGGCCCTTCTTGGGCATGCTGGGGACGTCGGAGGAGGTAGAGCTGAAGAAGGCAGCGCTGGCCGGCCGAGCAGTGGACGACGCATCACCGCCGTCGTTGCGCGGTAGTGATGGTGAGCCCGCTGCAGCCGAGCGCCGGGCTGCGCCCCGCGACACGACCGAACCACCGTCCCCCACAACCGAACGTTGAATGCGCTGCGGCACGGGAGCGAGCCGCTACTCGTCCCTGTGCCGCTACTTGCCCGGCGTATTGCCGGCGACGGGCACACCGGCGTACAGCCCGCGCAGATCGTTCCAGCGCACGCGCACCACATCGCTGAAATTGCGCCAGGAGTCGCGGAGTGGATCGACCTTGGTTTCCGAGCCGTAGCGCCACAGGACCGGCACCTCTGCGATACGGTAGCCCAGCTTGCGCGCCAGGAACAGCACTTCGACGTCGAAGGCGGTAACGGCTGCGCCCTGCACCGGGCGGGCGGCATCGCCGTAGAGCTGCACGCGCTTGAAGATGCAGCGGCCTGCTTCGCGCCGAAACGCCTTGAAGCCACACTGCGTATCCTGAATACCGCGCAGGGCAATGGCGCGTACCAGCATATTGAAGGCGCGGCCCATAAGGTGCCGATGGCGCGGCTCGCCGATGCGGCGCGCGCCCAGCCCTTCGCGCGAGCCGATCACGACATCGTAGCCGGCTTCCAGCAAGGGCTGGAACTTCTGCCACTCGCTCATCGGTACGGCGAGATCGGCATCGGTGAACAGCACGTAGCGTCCCTGCGCAGCCAACACCCCGCTGCGCACCGCGTAGCCCTTGCCACGGTGGTCGTTGTGCAGGACCACAACGTGTGGATGGGTGGCGGCGAAGGCTTCGGCCTGTGCTGCTGTCGCATCGCTACTGCCGTCATCAACGATCAGCAGTTCGATCTCGAAGGGTTGCTCGGCGGCGAAGGCGGCGATCTGCTCCAGGGTTGTGGGCAGGCGGCGCTCCTCGTTGTAGGCCGGAATCACAATCGAAAGGAACGGTGCCACGATTTTCCTCTAGTTCAGCCAGGCATGCCATTCGTCGGCACTGATGCTGCGTTGGACCTGCGCGCGCTTGCGTACGAAGCGTGGCAGATCGCGCAGTGCGGCACACTGGCCCCGTAGGCGCGCGCGCGCCGCTGCGCCACGGATGTGGCGCAGGGCGTCGATGGTGATACGGTATTGACTGGCCGCGAACGGCAAGCCACAGCGCAGCATGCTCTGCCAGGGCATGTTTTTAACCCATACCAAGATAAAGTTGCGGCCACAGTAGTAGCTGGCCAGCGGGCCGCCACCGGTGGCGCTTAGGCGATGGTACACTACTGCCGTCGGGACGTAGATGGTGCGCAGCCCGGCCAGGCGCGCGCGGAGGTTGAGATCGACATCCTCGCAGTACATCACCAGATCCTCATCAAAGACACGTCCATCGACGGCGAGGGCCTCGAGCGCGCTCCGACGGTAGGCCGCCGCCCCGGCGCAAGGTCCGAAGACCTCCGCGATCTGATCGTATTGTCCCCGATCCTGTTCCCAGACGCCACGATTATAGGGTACACCGTTGCAGCGGTACCCATCGCCGGCTGAATGCAGGACGTTACGTCGGTCGAAGAGCAGCAGCTTGCTGGCGGCGAAGGCGTACTGCGGGTGGCGCTCCAGGGCGCCGACCAGCTCCTCCAGCCAGCGCGGCTCGGCTTCGGTGTCGTTGTTGAGCAGGACGACGTACTCGCCCTGCGTCGCGGCGATGCCACAGTTGACGGCGCGTGCCAGACCGCGGTTGCGACTCAGGGCGATGACGCGTACCTCAGGGTAGCACGTGCGCAACAGCGTCAGCGACTCATCGGTTGAGGCGTCGTCCACGACCGTGATGCGTGCGTCACGTCGCGTTTGCCGGCGCAGCGCATCGAGGCAGGTTGGCAGCAGCGCCGCGCCGTTGTAGTTGGGAATAATAATGTCGATGCTCATGCCGGTTGGGCTTGCTGCGCTGCGAGGAAGTCGGCCAGGGCTGCCTGCCAGGGTCGCAGCGTAATGCCCAGATCGGTCGCGGCCACGAAGTTGCGCAGCGCGCCGAAGCGCGGCGGCGTGCTGTCGCGGCGGTAGTCGGCCAGCTTGATCGGGCGCAGGCATACCTGCGTCAGCCCGGCCTGGCGTAGGATTTCTGCAGCGAATTCGTAGCGCGAACAGAATCCGCTATTGGTGAGGTGGTAGATGCCATAGGCCGGTTGCTCGATCAGCCGGGCGATCGCCGCGGCCAGATCAGGGGCATAGGTGGGTGTGCCGATCTCGTCATCGACCATCGCCAGCTCTGCGCGTTCCTGGCCCAAGCGCAGCACGGTGCGCACGAAGTTGCGCGGGCCGCCGAAGACCCAGGCGATGCGCACAATGTAGAAGCGCCGCAGCAGTTGTTGAACGATCTGCTCGCCGGCCCATTTGCTGTAGCCGTATGGGTTGATCGGATGCGGGGCATCAAACTCCAGATATGGCTGCGTCGCCTGACCATCGAACACTTCGTTGGTGCTGATGTAGACCAGAGGGATGTCAAGCGCTTGGCAGGCGAGCGCTACATGGCGCGTGCCCAGCGCGTTGACCAGCAGGGCGCGATCGGGATCGCGCGCGCAGCCATCGACATCGGTCCAGGCGGCGCAGTGGATCACCAGCTCTGGTTGCTGGTGGATGATCGTAGTGGTCGCCTCCGGCTGCGTGATATCGAGCCGGGCGCGATCACCGCGCAGAATGACATGCCTTGGTTGCAGGGCGTGCGTCAGCGCGGTGCCGACTTGCCCACTCGCACCGGTGATCAAGATGCGCACGTTGAAGATCCTTGTTGACTGATGTGCGCGGGCATGCTACCGGATGGATGTGCGCTTGTCAACCGGGCTTAGAGCCTATCCGAATAACCCAGCGGCGCGAAAGGCGACCAAGGCACAGGCAAAGTGCAGGAAGGCAAGATAGTGCTGGCCCTTTTTCTCCCAGCGCACCAACAAGCGGCGAAAGCGGTTGAGCCAGCTATGGCTGCGCTCCACCACCCAGCGCCGTGCTATCTTGCCGGCCTCGCGGGCGAGTTGCTTAGCTTCCTCTCCACGACTGCGAATGTGTGCGGTAAAGCCGAACTCCGCCAGCACCGCCCGCACTTCCGCAAAGTCGTACCCTTTATCCAGGCACATCCCCTGAGGCTGCGCGTCCGTCGGGGCGGGTCGCTCGACCACAAGGCTTTCAATCGTGGCGCGCACCAGCTTCATATCGTGACGGTTCGCGCCATCAATGGCTACGCCAATTGGCACGCCGTGGCCCTCGGTCAGCAGCGAGCGTTTGACGCCGTCTTTGCCACGGTCAGTGGGATTTGGGCCGGTCTTTTTCCCCCCCAAGCGGCGCTTTGGTCATCGCCCCGTCCATACTCAGCCAGTTCCAGTCCAGCCCTCGCAATTCATCGAAGCGTTCGACACCGGCTTTCCACAGTGCGAGGAACACGCCAGCCTCGACCCATTCTTGAAAACGGTCGTGGGCGGTGGATTTGGCGCACAAGTCGGTCTCATTCAACGACGCCCACTGGCCGCCCGTTCGCAGCACATAAAAGATAGCGTCAGCACAGCGGCGGTCAGGCACACGCGGCCGGCCTCCGCCAAAGCGGTGCGTGTTTACCCGCGTGGGGAGCAGTGGTTCCATCACCGCCCACAACTCGTCGGAAATCCGAAAGCCGGTGGTGGTCGTATTGTTCGGGCTCCGCTTACGTGAGCGCGTACTCGTCGGTGCTGTGATCATGTCCACAGTATATCAGTTATTCGGATAGGCTCTTAGTTGTTGTGGCGACGGCTACGTGGCAGCCACACCAGGCTCGACACGTTGGGCCTGGCGAAGGTTGTAGGCTAGCGGGTCTGCACGAGCGGCTCTGCCGTTGTGCAGCGACGTTGGGGCGATGCAAAGGTGCAGGTCAGACGCAGGGTAAAATAAACCACCGCCTCTCTCGGTTGAGAGAGGCGGTGGGGTGGTAGCGGCGGGTGGATTCGAACCACCGACCTTCGGGTTATGAGCCCGACGAGCTGCCACTGCTCCACGCCGCGACAGGGGGGTGCACGGACCTTGTCTCCCAGAGCTCGCGCTCCAGTACCCGCGGCGCTGCGCCGTTTCACGACCCGGTTCGGGATGGATCGGGGTGGGTCCGACGCGCTCCTCGCACACCCATTGGTTCAGCCGGCCAGGCTGACCGCGTGCCTAGGGACGAGTGTGCCGTTCCGTCCGGTCCTGGGGCTCCTGACCAGGCAAGCCGCTCGGGCGTCCGTGCGCGTCGGCTCTACCGGTCACCCGGCCTCCACCGCGCGTCGGTCTGCCGGCTCATCTCGCCGGGCCCTTACCCGTCCTTGACGGTGAGGTGCGTCGTCTTGTGGCGGGGTTCGCACTTAGATGCATTCAGCGCTTCGCCCTTCCGACCGTAGCTACGCAGCCTGCCGGTCGCCCGACAACTGCTCCACCAGCGGGTCGTCCACCCCGGTCCTCTCGTACTAGGGGCAGCCCCACGCACGCACCTACGCGCCCACACCGGATAGAGACCGAACTGTCTCACGACGTTCTGAACCCAGCTCGCGTGCCGCTTTCATGGGCGAACAGCCCAACCCTTGGGACCGGCTCCAGCCCCAGGATGCGACGAGCCGACATCGAGGTGCCAAACCCTGCCGTCGATCTGAACTCTTGGGCAGGATCAGCCTGTTATCCCCGGGGTAGCTTTTATCCGGTACGCTACGGCCCTTCCACGCGGTACCGTAGGATCACTAGGCCCGACTTTCGTCCCTGCGCGGGTGGTCTCCCTTGCAGTCAAGCTCCCTTGTGCCCTTGCACGCCACGGGTGATTGCCATCCACCCTGAGGGAACCGTTGGGCGCCTCCGTTACCTTTTGGGAGGCGACCGCCCCAGTCAAACTCCCCACCAGCCACGGTCCCGGTTGTCGTCCCAACCGGTGAGTGGACGCCACGCGGCAGAGTGGTATTTCACCGGCGCCTCCACCGCCCCCGCAAGGGCGGCTTCGCAGGCTCCCACCTATCCTACGCAGCCGCGTCGCATCCACAGTGGCAAGCTAGAGTAAAGCTCCACGGGGTCTTTTTGTCCTGGTGTGGGTCGGCGGCATCTTCACCGCCACTTCAATTTCACCGAGCCCCCGGTCGAGACAGTGCCCATGTCGTTATGCCTTTCGTGCGGGTCGGAACTTACCCGACAAGGAATTTCGCTACCTTAGGACCGTTATAGTTACGGCCGCCGTTTACCGGGGCTTCGGTTCAGCGCTTGCACGCCTCCCCTTAACCTTCCGGCACTGGGCAGGCATCAGCCCCTATACGTCGCCTTCCGGCTTAGCAGGGACCTAAGGTTTTGGTAACCAGTCGCATGGGCCTGGGCTCTGCGGCTCGCCCGCGCTCCGCCCGCCAGGGGCCTCACGCCAGCGAGCATCCCTTCTTCCGAAGGTACGGGATCATTTTGCCGAGTTCCTTGACCAGGGTTCGCTCGTCCGCCTTGGCTTCCTCAGCCAGCCCACCTGTGTCGGTTTGCGGTACGGGCGGTTGGCCGCTCCCCGCCACGCCTTTCGTGCCTGTTCAGGCCCGGGTGCCTTGCGGCGCGCCGCACGGCGCCCGCTCGTGCTCGCTTCTCGGCCTTGCGGCCTACCAGCTTGAACGACCCTCGTCTGGTCGCGCACCCTGCCGCCCAGGATCGCGGCGCTTCAGCGCGCCCAACCGGTGCTGGAATCTCCACCAGCTGTCCATCGCCTACGCCTTGCGGCCTCGGCTTAGGCCCGACTCACCCGCTGCGGAGTGCCCGTGCAGCGGAACCCTTGGGCTTCCGGCGGTGGGGGTTCGCACCCCACCTGCGTTACTCATCCCGACATTCGCACTCGTGCGCCGTCCAGCCGGGCTTGCGCTCGACCTTCGCCCAGCGCACGACGCTCCCCTACCACCGGCCCGTGCGGGCCGGTCCCGCGCTTCGGTGGGGCGCTTATCCCCGTCCATTGTCGGCGCGGCGCTCCTCGACCAGTGAGCTATTACGCACTCTTTCAAGGATGGCTGCTTCTAAGCCAACCTCCTGGTTGTCTGAGCAGCGCCACTTCCTTTGCGACTGAGCGCCCACTTGGGGACCTTAGCGGCGGGTCTGGGTTGTTGCCCTCTCGACAGCGCATGTTGGCACGCGCCGTCTCACGCGGTCCACGCGGGTGGCGGTATTCGCAGTTTGCCGCGAGTTGGTAGGCGGTGAAGCCCCCGCGTCGCAACAGTGCTCTACCCCCGCCATCCGTCAGTGGCCGGCTGCACCTCAATGCATTTCGGGGAGAACCAGCTATCTCCGTGTTCGTTTGGCATTTCACCCCTACCCACAGCTCCTCCGAGCCTTTTGCAACAGACACCGGTGCGGCCCTTCACGCCCTGTTACGGGCGCTGCAGCCTGGCCATGGGTAGCTCACACGGTTTCGGGTCGGCTGACCGCCACCATCGCGCGCTTGTCACACTCGCGTTCGCTCGGCCTCCGCCTGTCGCTGGCTTAGGCGGCGACGTCCAGCCACTCGTCGGGTCATACTCCAAAAGGCACGCCATCACCGCGCGCGGCATGCGCCCCGCCTGCGGCTCTGACTGCCTGGACGCGGTCGGTTTCAGGCTCTCTTTCACTCCCCTCGCCGGGGTGCTTTTCACCGTTCCCTCACGGTACTGTGCGCTATCGGTCACGTGGTGTAGGTTGCCTTGGAGGGTGGTCCCCCCAGCTTCCCACGGGATTGCTCGTGTCCCGTGGTACTCGAGATGCTGCGCACCGCGCGCGCGGGCTGCCCATACGGGGCTCTCACCCTCTCTGGCGCGTCATCCCAGACGCTTCTGGTCGCGCGCGCGCACGGCTGAGGCGCAGGCAGGCGCCTCGCGCAGTCTCACAACCCCGCTGGCGCAACGGCTGCCCCCTTGGCACGCCAGCGGTTTGGGCAGCGGCCCGTTTCGCTCGCCACTACTCCGGGCGGTGTTCCGCTTCCTCCGGCTACTAAGATGTTTCAGTTCGCCGGGTTCCCCCACCCGAACGACCGTCCGGGTGTGCCGGTCCTGCGACCGGCGGGTTGCCCCATTCGGAGACGGCAGGCTCATCGGCTGGTTGCGCCTCCCCTGCCCTTTCGCTGCTGGCCCGCGTCCTTCTTCGGCACCACGTGCCGAGGCATCCCCCGACCGCGCATCCTGTCTTGCCTGGTCAGAAGTCCCTCGACCGGGTTCGTATGGAACCGTACGCTCGTCCCTATGCACTTGGTCAGGTGCTCTCAGCGTGCGCCTGGCCCGCTGACGTGTGATGCGTGACGCGCCGCCTGCCGCGCTCGGCTCAGCGCCCCACTGGGACGCTGAGGATTGCGTGGAAGCTTGCGCTCCCTAGAAAGGAGGTGATCCAGCCGCACCTTCCGGTACGGCTACCTTGTTACGACTTCGTCCCAGTCGCCAGGCCCACCCTCGGCCGCTGCCTCCGGCTCGCGCCGGTTGGCCCACGGACTTCAGGTGTTCCCGACTCCCATGACGTGACGGGCGGTGTGTACAAGGCCCGGGTACGTATTCACCGCGCCATGCTGATACGCGGTTACTAGCAACTCCGCCTTCATGGGGGCGAGTTGCAGCCCCCAATCCGCACTACGCGCCGCCTTGGCGATTCGCTGCCTGTTGCCAGGTCGCAACGCATTCCACGGCGCATTGTAGCGTGTGTGTCGCCCCAGGCGTCAGGGCCATGCTGACTTGACGTCATCCCCGCCTTCCTCCAGCCGAACCGGCCGGCAGTCCCCGGTGACACGCGTAACACCGGGCAGGGGTTGCGCTCGTTGCGGGACTTAACCCAACATCTCACGACACGAGCTGACGACAGCCATGCAGCACC encodes:
- a CDS encoding response regulator, whose translation is MTTHPPILVADDDDVIRQVVVQLLRRLAPGAQIVAVADGAQALAAIQHTRFGLVITDYHMPGASGLDVLLAARARDPAVPVIVASAQHYLEPSVLAAGATAFLPKPFTVEQLSALLRQLLP
- the mazG gene encoding nucleoside triphosphate pyrophosphohydrolase, whose protein sequence is MTGLTIMGLGPGDARLLTLEARDHLQSIARLVLRTTVHPTVRQLPAHLQIESFDALYESAPDFDTIYRTIAATLLERVARGEELTYAVPGHPLVAEATTRRLLTEARARGIPVRIIAGLSFVEPVCEALQLDPLAQGLQLLDALDLQPAAFPEPATPDQRAWSELQGVGPYTPPYVPYPLQATRPALIAQVYSRRVASAVKLALLERYPAEHIVTVVRAAGVAGETELRQSALRELDHHEALLDHLSVVYVPPLAVHEDLRSLDGLAWVVARLLGPAGCPWDREQTHRSLRPFLLEEAHEVLAALDADDPAALSEELGDLLLQIMMHSEMARQSGVFDLGDVLAQITAKLMRRHPHVFGAANVGGSGEVLRHWEAIKAQERAAKGAAPRGLLDGIPATLPALATAQQIGERVARVGFDWPDLAGVWAKVHEEIDELRSAAPEQRSEEFGDLLFVLARLASWLGVDAESALRAANAKFRQRYAACEALAQGRDLRTLSAEELDRLWQAAKQRNAAQAHNGKPMAEQEP
- a CDS encoding DUF951 domain-containing protein encodes the protein MKGPLSLNIGDTVQMRKPHPCGGDTWRVVRVGADIGLRCLTCERKVLLPRSECERRIKRIVAQATPDQAPSAGARREQES
- a CDS encoding NYN domain-containing protein yields the protein MHYLIDGHNLIGQCRTIHLADPDDEAKLVDALHRWVLRFRHHQVTVVFDGSVPGYPHTLDRSGVRVLFARSPDDADARLIHLIKRINAPQRYRVVSSDRAVAAAARERGIQVIRAEAFAAELEAPRPAHQRGPSRPRPEPKLSRTEVDAWLREFGVDDPPQR
- a CDS encoding glycosyltransferase family 4 protein; the protein is MNPLLIMIGVPLVAMALTALLTPLVAALAAHYGLFAPTNERTIHTRPVAQLGGIAIFAGFVTAMLLSLPLTRHGPLVRDSYEVLRIWLLLAGATMLWIVALLDDLFDLPAGPRLIWQIICALVAVGPYLWERQLYGPADQARGIIFTAFNNPFGGQINFHYDWSPWLAIVVTVLWIVGMTNTLNWIDGLDGLAAGVTLIAATILAIHTYRLGQETVMLLPLALAGACLGFLPYNFHPARIFMGDNGAMVLGYLLAIAAIIGGAKLASALLVLGVPILDGIWMVIYRRSTGRRASAADRRHLHHRLLDLGLSQRQVVLLYYAISAAFGAIALLVPDGNRLLKLGALLALAAMLGGMLWYVSWRVPRVVSRQRSG
- a CDS encoding NfeD family protein, whose product is MGAAPLPISRWRSTAVLLLTMLGVLCGWQPATTQAQVPAQVYYVTLRYGLTEPAAHLARRALREAEAAGATALIVEVRGGGSLRAAWPLARDLAAARVPVVVYIAPRGTSGGPVGALLLAASHVAAMAPEASVGVAAPLVVAPAGVRPTTQQLLVEDAARQVTAWARARGRNAAWFEQAVRQGAIIDAERARALEPPLIELVATPEELLAGLQGRRVVLEDGSQRTLETLGARVQPVRPTLLESIGQLLALPTVAFLLFVLGGLAIYLELTTPGMGIPGATGALLVLAALVGFVLGDVRAWAVLLLAVALVVIGLEHVVASHGALTLLGVVLLALGAIMLVDPARAPGLRVSPLVIGGVVALLGSAAFGLALLTVRLRRQRPVTGQEALIGRIAEVRKAVDPEGQVFVNGALWLAWSDEGPFHEGELVRVAGVHGLRLYVQRVSEE